ATGTTTACATATTGTGTCTAAAAACGTTTTTTACTGACTATTTAAATATAATAGTTATTATTAATAAAGTTCAGCCTTTGCTGACATTGctggtttttgtttttaaaaaaattcaaccACCTAGAAAGGGTTAAAAACAATCCTCCTGTCCTGGAAACCAATAAGGATGGATAAGTGGGTATAAAAAGAGATCGTAATCACCTCTAAGCcatacctctgaagaaaccgcccattgtagaggcggagaaacgcatcaggTGATCTACACAgccgtggaacgcaggtggaccgcaaaccggaagccggaagcaccgaaACCGGAAGCCGCGAGCCGCGGCATCGTAGCGTCCCCTGTTACCGAGGACTTCCACTAACGGCTCTCTGTCTCCGCTCCCGACGTAGCCGAATACCAGCCCACAGGACACTGTGACATACACATCAGGCACGGCCCCAAGAGTAACCGCCGCAGTGCGGTCAGTCGTACGGAGGGAGACAGCTGCGGGATTGGCAAATTACCATCATAGCCACACGAATTGGTGAAGTATAAACCAGCATTGGTTTTCTACagcctttttcttctttcttcccgCAAAGTGCTTTTGAGCCAGCAACAGCACTTAATTTCCATTACTAATCTACAGTTATATGCATGCATGCTAAAGAACTAACAATTCAAATCTAGGATTAAGTGCACAAACATCATTAAAAGTCCCGGGACCCAGGACAGAGTGACTACTTATACTTTTTAAATTATTGCTATATCAATTGGTTATTAAATTTGTTATTAGTTGCCTCTCATGGCAACAATATAATATATGTTGATTTGCTCTTTTTAATAAATATTGTTgattttttacaaaaccagcagccgttgtatcAATTAATCCCTTGAGCGCCCACATTTTTTATTAGTTATTCTTTGCATTGTCAGGTGGAtacccaggtccaccattgtgggcagctAATAGGAGATTTATACACCATAGGTATAACACCTATTCAAATTAATTAATTTCTTTTTCATTTAATCAGTTTTAGTAATCAGCGCCCACTGTCTGTCTGTGGAATTACACCCACTGACGTTTTTTCTCTAAACCATATAGTTGTAACAATACACCAAACCACTGCCGAACTCAAATGGTAATgaatatatggataggatcttatATCCCACAATGCTCtctatcaagatgagtgtctgccatGAGTTAGGCAATCTACAAGTGAAAACACGTCCCTATGGCCACCATATTGTCGTGAAGCAATACAGATAGTACAAAACTGGCATTAGACATTTACACAAAATGGTAGAATGGATATTGAAAAAACTACAGcagataggattgacccttgaggaacaatGCATGACAATGATGATCATATTACAGAAGatttaatggctccttacttaggcaatgtctattgtgtgcaacaagagcatacttatttctcacactcagaacatggaaatggcttctcacctgtgacttctctgatgtgtaacaagaactaatttctgtgcaaaacatttcccacactcaggacatgaaaatggcttctcacctgtgtgactttgctgatgtataacaagttgtgatttccatataaaacatttcccacactcagagcaagaaaacagcttctcacctgtgtgacttctgttatgtctaacaagaactgatttgcgtgcaaaacatttcccacactcagaacaggaaaatggcctcaCCAGTAtgacttctttgatgtgtaacaagattcgatttatttaaaaaacagttcccacactcaggacatgaaaatggcttctcacctgtgtctgctctgatgtgtaacaagaactaatttctgtgcaaaacatttcccacgctcagaacatggaaatggcttctcacctgtgtgacttctctggtgtatAACAAGATGGAATTTATgtaaaaaacattttccacacttagAACAGGAATAtgctttctcacctgtgtgagttttctgTTGATTAATCAGATTTGatatctgtgtaaaacatttcctacactcagaacaggaaaatggcctcaCCAGTAtgacttctttgatgtgtaacaagttggaatttccgtgcaaaacatttgccacactcagaacaggaaaatggtgatgcacctgtgtgacttctcttatgtgcatcaagagttgatttgtgtgtaaaacgtttcccacactcaaaacaggaatatggttgctcacctgtatgtattctctcatgtctaacaagatttgatttccgtggaaaacacttcccacactcagaacatggatatgGCCTCTCATCTGTGTGAGTTCTCCGATGTGTATTAAGATGTGATTTatttgaaaaacatttcccacactcagaacaggaaaatggcttctcacctatgtgacttctctgatgtgtaagaaGATTTGATTTCTTTAAAAAACACTTCCCACACCTAGAGCATGAAACATGCccctcacctgtatgtattctctcatgcataacaagatttgatttctctgtaaaacatttcccacactcagaacatggaaatggtttctcacctgtgtgatgtttCTTAtgcctaacaagatgtgatttttgtataaaacatttcccacactcagaacatgaaaatggcctctcacctgtgtgtattCTCTCATGtgaaacaagatctgatttctgtgtaaaacatttcccacactcagaacatggaaatggcctctcacctgccttacctggctgatgggtaatacgctttgtgttctgtgtaaaacatttagcATTTATAGGACATGGAAACACtgcatctactctcagagctgtaacagatacaccaatatcagagtgataaggagaacatttcccaggatcagggggatcagctgatagagctggatgtataattggggtaatggggttagctcctggagaatcctgtatactgtcattatctcttatttcacaatccggggataacattagatgtccttctgagatattccaccTTGTGtgcccatctgctggaaataaattaTAGAAATATAAATTGGAATTTAACAATTTTAATCTTGTAAAGATTAAGATAAAAAATAGTAGAAAAGACCCAGGATGTTATAAGGTACAATTTATAATCTTGAAGCAGACATTTTTACCTACATTATAGTTCAAACATTCCCTttaggtttatttaaaaaaaactaaaactaggATGCGTGGACTGAAGTGTAACCAACACTGaatgctcatgggggattac
This genomic stretch from Pseudophryne corroboree isolate aPseCor3 chromosome 3 unlocalized genomic scaffold, aPseCor3.hap2 SUPER_3_unloc_78, whole genome shotgun sequence harbors:
- the LOC134984730 gene encoding gastrula zinc finger protein XlCGF17.1-like, whose amino-acid sequence is MVSAFDMVEYAQFHSRPLQRLIFSKWAGRPLRIRSKMISLTPEVHLSLSKWLQDQQLSQSRPFWISSWVLLTTDASLRALRVDAVFPCPINAKCFTQNTKRITHQPGKAGERPFPCSECGKCFTQKSDLVSHERIHTGERPFSCSECGKCFIQKSHLVRHKKHHTGEKPFPCSECGKCFTEKSNLVMHERIHTGEGHVSCSRCGKCFLKKSNLLTHQRSHIGEKPFSCSECGKCFSNKSHLNTHRRTHTDERPYPCSECGKCFPRKSNLVRHERIHTEVILVRPFSCSECRKCFTQISNLINQQKTHTGEKAYSCSKCGKCFLHKFHLVIHQRSHTGEKPFPCSERGKCFAQKL